In the genome of Nakaseomyces glabratus chromosome K, complete sequence, the window CGCCTCTGTGTGCGAAGTGATCTGTTAGCTTGAAAGGGCAATAGCAGCAACCTATGGTCAATAAGTACAGCCAAAAGAATGGTATTGAATAGAATGGTTACTTAAAAGTTTCTATTTATTCAATTCTTAATTATAAAAGATCAAAGtaatacatatataaagtCTCATTAAATTCTCTCAGCACCCCAGATGGCCACTCTGCAGATACCCTTAATGGATTCTGTCAGTAAATAGTATGGGACTGCAAGGTGAGAGTCGTGTTCGATGGCGGTATTCAAATGTTCTAGTTCGTCGTCTCTGAACTGCTTAATGTTAGCTATTAAGGACTTAACTTCTTCGGTTTGGCCAACGCCTGAGTTATCGCTCTTGTCTAGGTTGTACTGGTTATTTAAACAACGTAGCTGTTCATTGTAGTGGCCACCAATTACGGTTTCGACAGCCTCTGTACATGCCATTGCAGCTCTTGGTGAGATTAGAGCAGTACCAGCCCCCATTGCGAAGGCACCCACTTTCCAGAAGGGGGTCAGCAATGATGGTCTGACTCTGTTCTTTATCTGTAGGTTGTTAAATGTGTTATGGTGGTGAATCTCTTGTTCCCACATATGTTTTAGTACTGGCTTTAAATGTGGATACTTGTTAGCCAGGATAAAATACTGGCCGGCGTAGATATAGTTGGCACCCAATTCACCTGCTTGGTCGACACGGATAACACGGCTTAGATATGCACGTTGAGCCTCCGATAAATTCTCATATTTTACTTCCTTGGTACTCTTGGTCTTGCTACTACTTTGTTCTGTGGCCTTCAAGCTCGACAATACCGAGAATGAACGCTTCGAAGACTTAGTCACTGTATTTCTGATCATCATCCTTGGTGATTCCTATTCTTATCAATTGCTATGATAGAGTGTGAACAATCTTACCAAAGGTTGCCAAGTTAAGCATCTATAAtacaacaagaaaaaaacaattgaatCATAATTCACTGCATAATGAAAGGAGTCCTGAGTAAGCACCTATCTTtgcatttatttttttttcccaaACTTCAGTGATAGTTATCGTTCCAGCCTATCTTTCGTTGTTCCTCCCATTGTCTCTTAGAGTGTGATCCTTGAAGTGAAGTGAGTGATAAAAAGAGTCTCCATGACAAAGGTGATTCCTCCACCAAGAAAAAACGTCAAATAAACGAGCCAACTGTTAAAGTGAGAAATATGACATGACATATGATCGTGACTAGTATTTATTTAGTGCGGCTATGACAGATGTAGGATCCTCTGTTACATCCCTCCAATAAGGCAGATGCCATGGCAAGTTCTCCGGGGCTAACTCGGGAAGATTCTCTCTAATTGTTTTCATCAAAGCGAGGAAGAATACACGGTAGCCTTCGGAGGAGAAGTGGATACCATCAGTTAGTAGTGAGCTGACGTCGTGTTTCCCAAACTCAGTGTACAGATCCACCACGGGGATGCCTTCTTGCTCCCCAATCTTCAATAATTGGTCTCTGTATTCCTTGTATAAAGCATCAGATCTGACATAACCAACTTTGGCATCCTCCGCAAAATGATGGGACCATTGCTGTTTGTCTACACGGGCTGGTGTAACCAGCACAGTCTTGATCTTGGCAGCCTTCATCTTACCAACCATCTTAACAATATTTTGGCAATACTCCTCCAGTGGTACCCGCTGTGGTCCGTCGCTAACGGAGTCGTTAGATCCAAAGAATATAACACTCAGCGCAACCTCATTTTGACCTTGTAACTCCGCATCCAGCACAGCATCCAGCACCGGTAGACACCACCTGGTATTGTAACCAGAGAAACCTCTTGTCACAACGTCCAGCTTCCTATTGTACACCGCTCCTAAGCCAGACCCAAGACTAAAACCATCGATCCTACCAGCTTCCTCCACGCTCTCGCAACGCCCACAACTGAACTGCGTAATCGAGTCCCCGAACAATAGCAACTTTTTGACTTGTAACATTGTAACTCTTACACTATAACTCTACTTATTCTACTGTATCTACCGTTATTTACAGCTCCAGTCTATTTATAGCCTCTACACGTCTCATAATTCACTTTCAATTTGATCTGCGAAGAGCTTTTTTTGTCTTGCAGGTCCCTTTTTCAACACAATTTTGAACAAAAACTCTTCAATCTTAGAAGCTCAACCAACTGCATTTGTAACCAGAAGTACACGAAACAAAGCGTTACTATTATAGACCAGTGGATCTCATTAGGTTTAGTCGTTGGTGTGAAGTGGATTCTTAgtttaatatattttttcactGGCTTTTCCCCCCTGGTTATTGGTTATCTTCGCGCTGAAAACTGTTGTGAATCAAGAACGATACTGGGCTGTTGGTGAGTTGTTGCTTGTGGCTAGGATTGGGAGTATAGTTACCAGGGCCGTTTTATCGAGATGTCGGTAAGTGTGGACAGTGTGATCAGCGGGGATTCTAAGGAACTCCCCGTTTGCGTCAAGTGCAAAGAGCCCATCACCACTGGGCATGCCTATGAGTTGGGTTACGACAGGTGGCATATAGAGTGTTTTGCGTGTCATAAGTGTGATAGGTTGCTGACGTGCGACAGCGATTTCTTGGTGCTGGGAACCGGGGCTCTTATATGTTTTGATTGTTCAGACTCTTGTAAAAGTTGTGGCAAAAAGATTGATGATCTGGCTATTATACTGTCGTCTTCCAACGAGGCGTACTGTTCTGACTGTTTTAAATGCTGTAAATGTCATGAAAATATACAGGACCTTCGATATGCCAAGACCAAAAAGGGACTATTCTGTCTTCATTGCCATGAGAAACTGCTTGCGAAAAGGAGGACCTACGATGAAAAGAAGCGTAAATTActagagaagaagaatttgcCAAAGATACCAAAGATAACTGACGATGATGTAGAGAGTCCATCTTTAAACCCTATTATGAAGTCAAGACAAACAGATGATGATATGAAAAAAAGCTCTAGCTCATTAGAAATTCCAAAAAGATCAGTCAATAGGCCCAGATCAGCAATTAGAGATGCTCAGATAATGAAGGAAAATGGGTTAGTTAAATCTACGTCGGACTCAATTATTACTCATTACTTGGATGTTGACGAAACAAAGGAGAACGAGAGTAAAGATGTTATTGACAAGTCAAGCTCCAGGAAAAACAGTGCTGTATCAGAGAAGCAATTATTATCTCCTAATAGACCTGCACATCTACGTAAAAGCTCGTTATCTGCTCCAGCAGAAGAATTTTATACAGCAACAGAGTTCCAATCACCTCTtagaaataatattatcagATCACCGCTTCGCGATCAATCTCAGAAGTCACCTTTCAGAGGTAGTAAGACAGATATATTACTTAAGTCTCCTAAATCACATCGTCGAGGTATGGTTCTGGATACCGATGATGAAAATAGCCCTGAATCTTTCAATATATTAGATTGTTTCGATCCTTCGGATGGAAGCAGTTTAATGGCACCACCTATTGTGGGGAGTTCTAATCATACATCTTTAGGTAATTCAGAAAGTCCCAGAACTTTCCCAACTAGCTTGACCAAAGAACTAAGCAATGACAAGCTGAGGAACGACAAATCGGCTGTTATGGAAGGTATTGTCAACGGCGAACTGGATACATCTTCTATTCATTCATTTGAAGGCGAGCAGgacaatttgaaaaatgagGACGATAAGGGTCACTCCCAGGATAACGTTCTTTCGAAAGGAAGAATAGGTGAACTGAATTTGAACTCATCACGTCTTGGAAATTCTGATTCTGATTCCTTATATGAGGGTAGCAAGCAATATAACTCAAGCTCTGAAATTTTAAAACAGAATGGGAGTCTTTCGAAGCCACCTCTAAATCACGACCGTGACTATAATGATTCTGACTACTTTTATGAGAAGGAAATAAAGAGAGAAATTATGCGGTCTGAAATGCATCTGAGAAAACTAAGACATGAAGTTGATGTATATCGgaacaaaaagaagaaataccagaaagaaattgatgaaatgaaGCTTGCTCGAAAAGAGTTGAAATTAAGTCTCGATAATCTTCAACAGGAATGGAATCAGTTAAGAGCTCAAATAGACGAGAGTATTATAGATCAcaatgatgaagatttGTCTATGATTAGTGAGGCTAGAGGAAAAGGAACTCAACCTGAATTAGCTGAAGTTGCTAGTGTAGCAAGAACATCGAATTCGAAGCCCAGGTTCTGGAAActgttttcttcttccaaagaAACTGTTATCCCTCCATTGATATCACAACCTATGCAATTTCCGATGCAAGCTGTTAACTATGGTATAAATTCCACTTCTGCAATGTTCTCGCTTGGCTCCAACTCGGACGATAATCCACTAAAACTGGATATTTCACATCCAGTACTAAAAAATGTtaatgaatttgatgatttgaAGCTGATATCTCTTCAAAACACTAATGATCAATCAATGGCAAACAGATCAAGCTCACCAATCACATCAGATGGCTCTAAATTATATGGTTCTTCTTTAGCTGCCAGAGCTCAATTTGAAGGTAACTCAATTCCTTTTATAATTAGAGCATGTATTAGTTTTATTGAGTCTTCAGATGAATTTTTGACTAGCGAAGGAATATACAGAAAATCCGGATCTCAGTTAAGAATAGAAGAGCTGGAAAAAAAGTTTGCTGATTATCCAGTAAACAAAGATTCTGTTGAAGCACCTCCGCCACGATTCTTAGAGGATCAAGATATACACACAGTTACAGGTGTTTTAAAGCGGTATCTCAGAAAACTTCCTAATCCCGTGCTTACATATCAAGTATATGAACCCCTCATATCACTTGTTAGGGATGAAAATCTGATTGAAGCACTACCATTGATTAACAGCAAAATGACCACCGAATCAAAGAGCTCAGAGAGGTACTTTTTTATGGTTGAGACTATTAGAAAAATATTGCTCAATATACCTGAAAGTCATTTTGATGTTCTGAGGCTATTATCAAAGCATGTATGTAAGGTAAGCTCCTACAGCAGCATTAATTTGATGACTATCAGAAATTTGGCGTTGATATTTGCGCCTAATTTACTACGTGATTACACTGGAATGAAGGAGATTGAAGACATGAGAGAAAAGGACTATTTGATGACATTTCTCTTTACATATCACGAAGAAATTTTGcattaaatatattatagcATATTATGTAAACAGCAATAGACATTTAAAAACATATGAAGTTAAGATACATAAATCTTCTGAATTTCAAGCAAAGACTAACTGGTTTTATAGATGGTGCTCTATTTGGACTCTAGGTACTTTTCATATCCAATGCTTTCGAGTTTGGCTGCTTTCTGAAGTACTTCCTCTTCCTGtttgttcaaaaattccTCCATTTTCTTAACATAGTCATAATTATGTATTCCTAACATCCTAACAGCCAGAATACCTGCGTTAGTGCTGTTATTTATGGCTACTGTGGCTACTGGTACACCTCTTGGCATTTGAACAATAGAATGTAGTGAGTCTACACCATCTAAAGTAGAGCCCTTGACAGGTACTCCAATAACTGGTACAGGTGTCATAGCTGCTACCATACCTGGAAGATGTGCTGCTCCACCCGCACCTGCAATGATAACTTTAATACCACGGGATACTGCTTCTGAAGCATATTTATTCATTCTGTAAGGAGTTCTGTGTGCTGAGACTATAGTGACCTCAAATGGGACCTCGAATTGCTCCAACATTTTACAAGCTGCTGACATTACGGGTAAATCAGAATCGGATCCCATTATAACACCAACTAAAGGTTTTCTTACTTCCTCCGCATTTAAAATTTCCATAACTGAATGCTTAATTGGGTCGGTTTTTAGACCCATAATAAACTGTAATCTCTTGTCACATTCCTTCATACTCGAACATACAATATTGATATGACCGACCTTTCTGTTAGGCTTGGACTCTTTGCCGTATAGGTATACAGATGCGCCAGGCGTATTCAAGGCCCTCTCACATATTTGAAGTTCCTTGTCTTTAGTTTCAGGATCTCCTAATAGGTTTAGCATTATAGCATTTGTAGAGTTAGTACTTAAGGAAGTAAAGTTCTTGGGCATGGGTAAATCTAATATGGCTCTCAAGTGTGCTTCAAATTGAGATACAACACAAGCATTAATGGTGTAATGACCTGAGTTATGAGGTCTGGGTGCAATTTCATTCAAGACGATAGAGTCATCATCCAACAAAAACATTTCTACACCAAATATACCACAACCTGGGAATGACTTGATTGCATTTTCCGCCATTAATTTGGCCTTGTGTTGTACTGAGTCTGGTACACGAGCCGGAACATAGCACAAGTGGCACACATTGTTTTTGTGAATTGTTTCAACAATAGGGTATGAATATACTCTTCCATCCAATGATCTGATAATCATTACAGATAATTCCTTCTTAAAGGAAGCCCATTTTTCAGCGTATAGTGGTCTGTTCGCCAAAAATTCAAGTCCTTTCTCAATGTCTTCTTCAGATTTAACAACAAAGTTGCCTCTTCCATCGTAGGCTAATGTTCTTGATTTCAAGACAAATGGGTAACCCAATGAGGATCCTGTTTTAATTAAGGATTCCTTCGAATTTTCAACAGTGATGCTCGGTACTACGGGAATTCTATTCTTAACTAAATGTTGTTTTTGCACATACTTATCCTGGATCAAACCAATGGTTTCAGGCGTAGGGTAGATTTCCAATTTGGGGAATTGTTTTTGGACTTCCTTCAATGCATTAACATCCACATGCTCGATTTCAACTGTCATAACATCACACTTGGCAGCCAAGGCCTCGATATCCTCCTTATTTGCAAATGATCCATCGACATGATCAGATGCATTCGTAATTTGCTTCGCAGGTGAATTTGGTGCGTCAAGTATCAAAGTCTTGATATTCAAGCGGTTTGCAGCCTCGACAATCATACGGCCCAACTGGCCTCCACCCAAAATACCGACAGTTCTAGAGTCCATTATTATTCGTAAGCAAAATAAACCTGTATCGTTGGTAACAAATGAATCTGATAGAAACTGATGACAGTAGCTTCACACaagtaatattatcaaacCGTTTTAGTGGTTTTTGAAAGGGTCTGATCTCTCAATTGGAACTTGACACACAGTTTGTAATTACAAAGAGGAGTGGCAGAAAAGTATCTTTCAGTTTTGCCAATGTACTTATATAAACTTCAGGCCTGACAAATACTTTATTAATGAATAGTTTGATTGAATCATAAGTTCCCTAATAAATTAGCAGCAAGAGTCAAAACTCGATGAGATGAAGTCATGGTTGTATATAGTGATGTTAGTTCTTCAAGTTATAGCACTTCTTGTAGTGGCATTATCTACAGTGCTGTATTTCACGGCTATGCAGATCTGTAAATATAAGTTTTGGAATATAAGAAGTGGCAACTTTCGTTATTCTTTATGTTCTgaatattttgttattcTAATTGGTTTAACATCACAATACTACTACTTTGCGGTATATCaagaaaagtataaaaaaGAGACAAATGGGCAATTGaattataattataatGCGTGGATATAAATTAACTAAATAAATATGGAAACAGAaatgttattatattatgCTAAGAATATCATTGCTGTCTATGCATCTTAAAGTTTTGATAAAGTTTCGTAAACGTAGAACACTGTAGCATTGGCTGGTATAGCTCTGATGAGGGTAATGCCTAGACCTCTATAAAATCCTCTCAGACCTTTCTCTACAAAGATCTTTTTGATCGCTGTTTTCAAGCCCAGGTGTTCTGTTTGCATCATCGATTTCACGGTGTCCGCTGGGAAGATGCTTGCATTGAATGCAAGGCCCGCTGATGCACCACTTGCCAACAGTTCCCAAGTCTTGTTATCATTCGGAAGGCTAGGATCCTCAATATTATGTCTACTCTTAAGGTATTTTTTCATGAGCTCATAAGTGGCAAACCACGCCACACCACCAAAACTTTCTCTAATGAATGTACCCGACTGGCCCTGCCAAAGCCCTATGAACCCTCTATTCTTGATAACAGCTTGAATTGTCGGTATTATCCTAGTGTGTCTCTCCGTTACTGTATTACCGCCTGCAACTCCTAAGGGCAGCGATTGCAAGTTTGACACTTGTAGTTTACACTTGATCAGTTCCACAGGTGTCAGCACAAAACTGGCACACGAACCAGCAAATGCACctgaaattaaaatattagttaGATCAGAAACATTTGTATAGTGCTGTAAAAACTTTGAGCATTGATTATATGACAGAAATAGCGCAGCATTCTCTATGGCAGCCCCAGCAAGTGGCGACGCTATACCTTGGAAGAACCCTTTTATTATGCCTTCGTTTTTGTACGTATAGGTTATGCATGACCACGTATCTGGAAATACATGTCTCCCTTGCGTCTGTAACCTAACCTTGACTGTATCAAACGGATACTCTATAACTTTACCCAGAGCACCCGCTATTGAACCATACAGTATATCACGAAACGCAGCTGCAAGCCACTGTGTTTCTTCAGCACCAGACATGGACCACTAGTGCAGTaataaataacaaataaaagCCACCTAAATCACAGATTCAAAAAGGATTGCCGATGGTCACTAATTGGCTTAGCTATACTTTTATAAAACTCTAAATACTCTTATTAGTCTTTTataagctcatcgccatttttttttttttttttttgaaattttcaaaatggaAACTCGAGCAATCAGTGCAGTTCATTTCCAAGGAAGTATATGGCGAGGAGAACCAAATATTTTAAGAAACTATTTGTTGTAATAGGAAAGTACAGGCGAGTAGCAATACCTTACACGGCAGTTGGTGGCGATGCGTATGCCGATAAGAAGGACGATTTATAGGTGATTCAGCAATTATATTCCTGTTGGACTTAGTGTGGGAGGgtatatttaatattaaatcAGATAGATTAGTCGATTGTTATACATATGATGATCAGAAACTGTGGTgtttttggtttgttttttctaTTGAATGTCGTATCAGGCATTAGTTTGTATCTTGATACCATGGGTCAGGAACCATAAGTATGTATCTCTCCATAGCTTCTCTGAACCTGTTCTTATACTGTTTGGGAGTTACCACTGTTGGTTGCTTCATTATACTATTACCTCCACCTACAAGGCCCTTTTCTTTGACCCAActttctaattttttgtcCCAGGTGAAAGTTCTGATGAAATCGATAATGCCCACCGTAAGTGTGTAATCATCGTTGTTAATACCTACCACAAGTGAATAATCCATGACGTTCATCTTTGCAAGGAAAAGTGTATCATTCCACAATGAAGCCCTAAGCAATTTCTTGTCGTATTCCCTAACATGTATTGGAGATTCAAAGATATACTCAACCATGTTTTCATCTAGAAGGACCTCGTTGGCTTTACCTGTTTGTTCAACGTGCCTATTCCTCATAGAGCCCTTGAGATCAAAAATTCGAGATGTCTTTTTATTGTAAAATAGATTCTCCATAATGATGACGTTcattttgtaattcttAGAGCCAGAAATCGGATTCTTCacttgaatttgaaagaaaccAAATACTTTCGCAAGAGTAGTTGGAAGGTCATGAAACATGGCCTGTGCCATGTACTCGAAATAACTGGGAGtgaatttgataaaagAGTCAACTTCACTGTGGGTTAATTCTTTGATAACAAATCGGTTGTCAAGGGTCTTTAAGAATCCACTACCACTCTTACCACCGTTTGAATGCCACTTAACGCATCTGGATAAACTTTGGATAAAGTTTTCATCACAGTTACAAATTTTTCTGAATGCTTCAAAGTGTTCAGCAAAGAATACTTTACATGACATTACGACAAGCCCATCTTCAAATTGGTACCGCAAATGGATAGCTGTCTTCTTCGTCATTATAGCTTCTAGGTTTTTTGCTggatcaaaatatttatcagATACACTTGCTTTCTCTTCTGTCAAAACAGATGATGTTTCATTGACCGACTCAATGTTGCTATTAGCATGGGTTTTTTCGCTACTATCAGAAATGTTTTGTTGATTTGATGATTTTTTATGGTCTTGATTGTTAACTACCTTTTCCACCGGTGCCACGTCAGTATCGTCTTTGATAGATGCcattttgttgttgtagtCTGAGGTGCTCAAGCAAAAAGCGAT includes:
- the ORT1 gene encoding Ort1p (CAGL0K10362g~Ortholog(s) have L-ornithine transmembrane transporter activity, role in arginine biosynthetic process, mitochondrial ornithine transport and mitochondrial envelope localization) — encoded protein: MSGAEETQWLAAAFRDILYGSIAGALGKVIEYPFDTVKVRLQTQGRHVFPDTWSCITYTYKNEGIIKGFFQGIASPLAGAAIENAALFLSYNQCSKFLQHYTNVSDLTNILISGAFAGSCASFVLTPVELIKCKLQVSNLQSLPLGVAGGNTVTERHTRIIPTIQAVIKNRGFIGLWQGQSGTFIRESFGGVAWFATYELMKKYLKSRHNIEDPSLPNDNKTWELLASGASAGLAFNASIFPADTVKSMMQTEHLGLKTAIKKIFVEKGLRGFYRGLGITLIRAIPANATVFYVYETLSKL
- the IAH1 gene encoding isoamyl acetate-hydrolyzing esterase (CAGL0K10296g~Ortholog(s) have hydrolase activity, acting on ester bonds activity), with product MLQVKKLLLFGDSITQFSCGRCESVEEAGRIDGFSLGSGLGAVYNRKLDVVTRGFSGYNTRWCLPVLDAVLDAELQGQNEVALSVIFFGSNDSVSDGPQRVPLEEYCQNIVKMVGKMKAAKIKTVLVTPARVDKQQWSHHFAEDAKVGYVRSDALYKEYRDQLLKIGEQEGIPVVDLYTEFGKHDVSSLLTDGIHFSSEGYRVFFLALMKTIRENLPELAPENLPWHLPYWRDVTEDPTSVIAALNKY
- the ADE2 gene encoding phosphoribosylaminoimidazole carboxylase ADE2 (CAGL0K10340g~Putative phosphoribosylaminoimidazole carboxylase; aminoimidazole ribonucleotide (AIR) carboxylase) codes for the protein MDSRTVGILGGGQLGRMIVEAANRLNIKTLILDAPNSPAKQITNASDHVDGSFANKEDIEALAAKCDVMTVEIEHVDVNALKEVQKQFPKLEIYPTPETIGLIQDKYVQKQHLVKNRIPVVPSITVENSKESLIKTGSSLGYPFVLKSRTLAYDGRGNFVVKSEEDIEKGLEFLANRPLYAEKWASFKKELSVMIIRSLDGRVYSYPIVETIHKNNVCHLCYVPARVPDSVQHKAKLMAENAIKSFPGCGIFGVEMFLLDDDSIVLNEIAPRPHNSGHYTINACVVSQFEAHLRAILDLPMPKNFTSLSTNSTNAIMLNLLGDPETKDKELQICERALNTPGASVYLYGKESKPNRKVGHINIVCSSMKECDKRLQFIMGLKTDPIKHSVMEILNAEEVRKPLVGVIMGSDSDLPVMSAACKMLEQFEVPFEVTIVSAHRTPYRMNKYASEAVSRGIKVIIAGAGGAAHLPGMVAAMTPVPVIGVPVKGSTLDGVDSLHSIVQMPRGVPVATVAINNSTNAGILAVRMLGIHNYDYVKKMEEFLNKQEEEVLQKAAKLESIGYEKYLESK
- the RGA1 gene encoding GTPase-activating protein RGA1 (CAGL0K10318g~Ortholog(s) have GTPase activator activity); amino-acid sequence: MSVSVDSVISGDSKELPVCVKCKEPITTGHAYELGYDRWHIECFACHKCDRLLTCDSDFLVLGTGALICFDCSDSCKSCGKKIDDLAIILSSSNEAYCSDCFKCCKCHENIQDLRYAKTKKGLFCLHCHEKLLAKRRTYDEKKRKLLEKKNLPKIPKITDDDVESPSLNPIMKSRQTDDDMKKSSSSLEIPKRSVNRPRSAIRDAQIMKENGLVKSTSDSIITHYLDVDETKENESKDVIDKSSSRKNSAVSEKQLLSPNRPAHLRKSSLSAPAEEFYTATEFQSPLRNNIIRSPLRDQSQKSPFRGSKTDILLKSPKSHRRGMVLDTDDENSPESFNILDCFDPSDGSSLMAPPIVGSSNHTSLGNSESPRTFPTSLTKELSNDKLRNDKSAVMEGIVNGELDTSSIHSFEGEQDNLKNEDDKGHSQDNVLSKGRIGELNLNSSRLGNSDSDSLYEGSKQYNSSSEILKQNGSLSKPPLNHDRDYNDSDYFYEKEIKREIMRSEMHLRKLRHEVDVYRNKKKKYQKEIDEMKLARKELKLSLDNLQQEWNQLRAQIDESIIDHNDEDLSMISEARGKGTQPELAEVASVARTSNSKPRFWKLFSSSKETVIPPLISQPMQFPMQAVNYGINSTSAMFSLGSNSDDNPLKLDISHPVLKNVNEFDDLKLISLQNTNDQSMANRSSSPITSDGSKLYGSSLAARAQFEGNSIPFIIRACISFIESSDEFLTSEGIYRKSGSQLRIEELEKKFADYPVNKDSVEAPPPRFLEDQDIHTVTGVLKRYLRKLPNPVLTYQVYEPLISLVRDENLIEALPLINSKMTTESKSSERYFFMVETIRKILLNIPESHFDVLRLLSKHVCKVSSYSSINLMTIRNLALIFAPNLLRDYTGMKEIEDMREKDYLMTFLFTYHEEILH
- the CAT5 gene encoding putative monooxygenase CAT5 (CAGL0K10274g~Ortholog(s) have 2-octoprenyl-3-methyl-6-methoxy-1,4-benzoquinone hydroxylase activity, role in ubiquinone biosynthetic process and mitochondrial inner membrane localization) yields the protein MMIRNTVTKSSKRSFSVLSSLKATEQSSSKTKSTKEVKYENLSEAQRAYLSRVIRVDQAGELGANYIYAGQYFILANKYPHLKPVLKHMWEQEIHHHNTFNNLQIKNRVRPSLLTPFWKVGAFAMGAGTALISPRAAMACTEAVETVIGGHYNEQLRCLNNQYNLDKSDNSGVGQTEEVKSLIANIKQFRDDELEHLNTAIEHDSHLAVPYYLLTESIKGICRVAIWGAERI